The Gemmatimonadota bacterium DNA window GGTAGAGCATCGGTCTCCAAAACCGACGGTTGCGGGTTCAAGTCCTGCCTGGCCTGCCATTTTTTTATTTTCTTATGTTTGGCAAAATCAGTCAATTTCTCGGCGAAGTGCGCGTTGAGATGGGAAAAGTCACCTGGCCTACTCGTGACGAACTCAAGTCATCGACTACAATTGTACTTATATTGTCACTTGCACTGGCCGGATTCATTTATATTGTGGATACTTTCTTGGCGAGTATTATGGAGTTTATCCTGATTTAAGGGATTTTTTGTTAGGGAGTCTTTGGCCGATGAAATGGTACGTTGTCCACACCTATTCTGGGCACGAGAACAAGGTCAAGAACTATATTGAGGCCGCCAAAGAAAACATCGATGTTGGCGACAAAATTGGTCGGGTGATCGTGCCAACAGAGGAAGTCGTCGAGATGAAGGATGGACGGAAAACGACTTCCCTCAAGAAATTTTTACCCAGTTATCTTTTGGTTGAACTGGATATGGATAAAGAGTCCCTGTATTTTGTTACCAGTGTGCCGGGTGTGACGAGCTTTGTCGGCCCTGGTCGAAGACCACAACCTCTGCGCGAAGAAGAAGTGAATCGCATTTTGGGGCAAATTGAGCGTCGTCCAGTTGAGGAAACCTCTGATGTGCCCTATCAAGTGGGCGACCGGGTCAAGGTGATTGATGGTCCTTTCAGCGATTTTATTGGTCTGGTTGACGACATCAATCCAGAAAAGAGCAAGATCAAAGTGATGGTTAGCATCTTTGGGCGCAACACACCCGTGGAATTAGATGTTTTACAGGTTGAAGAAGCAGTCGAATCGCGATAACGAAAGGCACCAATGGCCAGAAAAATTCTCACGACGATCAAGTTACAAATTCCCGCTGGACAGGCGACGCCCACACCACCGGTTGGTCCAGCTTTGGGGCAGCACGGTGTCAATATTATGGAGTTTTGCAAAGCTTTTAATGCACAAACTCAAGATAAACAGGGTTTGATAATTCCCGCAATTATTACTGTTTATGCCGATAGGAGCTTTTCTTTTGAGTTGAAGAGTCCGCCTGCAGCCGTGTTGCTCAAGAGGGCAGCGGGGATTGCCAAAGGGTCGCCGGAATCCAATCGCGATAAAGTGGGGTCCGTAACCGATGCTCAACTCCAGGAAATTGCAGAAATGAAAGTTCAAGACCTCAACGCGGGTAGCATCGAGGCTGCCAAGCGCATGATTGCGGGAACGGCTCGCAGTATGGGCCTGACCGTCAATAATTGATCGGAGGTATGTATGGCACGAGGGCAATCCAAACGCTATAAACAAGCGGCCGCGCTTTTTGACCGCCAAACGCATTACAATCTGGCAGAAGCAGTTGATATATTAAAAAAAATGCCCACTCGGAAATTTGACGAAACAGTTGAGCTCACGTTTCGGCTGGGTGTTGATCCGCGGCAATCCGACCAACTCGTTCGCGGTACAGTCGCCTTGCCACACGGGCTTGGTAAATCCGTGCGCGTTGCAGTTTTTGCCAGGGGCGAGCCTGCTGCTGCCGCCGAAGCGGCGGGTGCAGATTTTGTAGGTGCCGAAGACCTGGTGGAGAAGATCAATGGTGGCTGGACAGATTTCGATGTGGCTATTGCCACGCCCGACATGATGGGACAGGTCGGGCGATTGGGACGCATTCTTGGCCCTCGAGGTCTGATGCCCAATCCCAAGAGTGGCACGGTGACGCCCGATGCGGCTCGTGCTGTGCAGGAAGCCAAAGCAGGGCGTGTAGAATATCGAGTCGATAGAACGGCCAATGTGCATACGCCTGTGGGCAAAGCGTCTTTTGATGCACAGCGTCTTCGGGAGAATGCCCAGGCGTTGATCGATGCAATTGTCAGAGCGCGTCCATCTGCTACAAAAGGACAATACATGCGTTCGGTCACATTATCTACTACAATGGGACCGGGAATACGCCTGGACCGCACGGCACTGGCGGCCAATTGAACAAGGAAGGTACAGAAATGCCAACTGCTGAAAAAGAGGCTACTGTCGCAGAGTTGACAGATATCTTAAAACGAGCCAAGGGGTTGTATTTAACTGATTTTACGGGGTTAGACGTTCCTTCATTTACCCTGTTGCGCAAGCAACTCCGCGAGGAGTCTGTTTCTTATCTCGTAATAAAAAATCGATTGGCTAAACTGGCGGTTAAACAAGCAGGAGTTGAAGGGCTCGACGATGTGTTCCGCGGTCCCACGGGGCTTGTTTGCGCCGATGAAGATCCCGTAGCACCGGCTCGCGTATTGACCAAATTTGCTGAAGAGACCGATGGCAAGCCCGCGATTAAAGCCGGGTATATTGACGGCGAGGTCTTTGTCGCAGACCAGATTGAGCGACTGGCCGAAATACCTTCGCGCGATGTTCTGCTGGGCCAGATGGTATCTGCAGTACAAAGCCCGATAAGCGGCCTTGCCCTTACGCTGAATGGCATTTTGCAAAAACTCGTTGGTACACTTCAAGCTGTTGCAGAAAAAAGACAGGAAGAAGGCGGCGAATAGGCCGCTTATCACACACTCAATTCATTGTTGGACGGAGGCATATTCATGGCTGTTGAATCTATCATTAGCGAAATTGAAAAACTCTCAGTACTCGAGTTGGCTGAATTGGTCAAAGCACTTGAGGAAAAGTTTGGTGTGACTGCACAGGCAGCTGTTGTTGCAGCACCCGGCGGCGGTGGTGGTGATGATGCTCCCGCTGTTGAAGAGCAGACGGAATTCGATGTGATTTTGTCGTCTTCTGGAGATAAAAAAATCCAGGTGATCAAGGTTGTTCGCGGTATTACTTCGTTGGGGCTTAGAGAAGCCAAAGCTCTGGTTGATGGGGCTCCCAATACCGTTAAAGAAGGCATAGAAAAAGAAGAAGCCGAACAGATCAAGGCAGAACTGGAAGAAGCTGGTGCGGTGGTGGAACTCAAGTAGGGTTATTGTAAGTTTGTGCAGCAATACAAATCCGTAACTGACCGTTAGCCTTCCAGCACAGGAGCGTGAGCCCTTGGCAGATAGAGGATTTATTGATCGGAAATCGTACGGAACTCTCACGTCTGCAATCGAAATGCCGAATCTGCTGGACATCCAGCTCGATTCTTATGACTGGTTTTTACAGAAGGATATGCCGCCTGGAGCACGCGAGAAACAGGGTCTCCAGGCGGTCTTCCACGGTATCTTCCCGATCACAGACGCCCACAATCTCTATTCTTTAGAGTTTGTCGATTATTCCGTTGGAACTCCCAAATACGATGTGCAAGAATGTCTCGAACGCGGTACGACTTATGCCGTGCCTCTGCGTTCAACGCTTCGTCTGATTTCTCGAGAAAAGCAGGGAAATGGCGAATTTCGCGTTAAAGACATCGTTGAGCAGACGGTGTTCTTAGGCGAATTGCCGTTGATGACCGATGAAGGTACATTTGTCATCAACGGTTCAGAACGCGTGATCGTGAGCCAATTACACAGGTCTCCTGGCGTATTTTTTGACGATGCTATTCATCCAAATGGCAAGCGTTTATTTTCCGCCAGAATCATTCCCGATAACGGTGCATGGCTCGAATTTAGTCTCGATATCAACGATATTATGTACGTTCATATTGACCGCAAGCGCAAATTGCCGGTCACGACTTTGTTGAGGGCGTTGGGATTTGACAAGTCCGAGGAAATTTTGGGCATTTTTCACGGTGATACCACCGTCAAAGTTTCTGAAGAACTCGTCGATCACATTGTTACCGAAGATGTGGTAAACAAAAAGACGGGAGAGGTAATTGTCGAAGCATATACCACGTTGACAGAAGAGCATATCGCAGCGCTTCGGGAAAATCAGATCGGTAAAATTACCGCGATGGATATCGATCCCGAAAACGATGGCGGGATTATTACCAATACGCTGGACAAAGATCCGTGCGACAATGAGGAAGAAGCACTCTCGCGGATCTATAGCCTGCTACGCCCTGGCGATCCACCCAATATTGAAACTGCGCGCGGATTGCTCGAGCGAAATTTTTTCAGTCCCAGGCGTTATAATCTGGGAACTGTCGGGCGCTATCGTATTAACCAGCGTCTGGATATGGTCGATAATATTCCACTTGACTTCACCATGCTGTGTATTGATGACTTTATTAAAGTCATTGGCTATCTACTTATCCTGGCTATGGGGGAGGGATTTACCGATGATATCGATCATTTGGGCAACCGGCGGGTGCGCTCCGTTGGCGAGTTGCTTTCCAAGCAATTTAGTATTGGTTTGGCACGCATGGCGCGCACGATTAGGGAGCGCATGAGTTTGCGCGATTCCGAGCAACTTACTCCCCATGATCTGGTCAACGCACGGACTGTATCTACTGTGGTTCAGGCCTTTTTTGGCAGTAGCCAATTGTCGCAGTTTTTGCAGCAAATCAATCCGCTTGACGAATTGACCCACAAACGCCGTTTGTCGGCATTAGGACCGGGGGGATTAACGCGCGACCGGGCGGGATTTGAGGTGCGCGATGTGCATCACACACACTATGGCCGCATTTGTCCCATCGAAACGCCCGAAGGCCCAAATATCGGCCTGATTGTGTCTGTGGCAACTTATGCCAAAGTCAATCCCTTTGGGTTTCTCGAGACGCCCTATCGAAAGGTCAAAAGTGGCAAAGTTTCACAGGATATTGCATATTTGCCCGCCGATGAAGAAGATCGCCATACCATTGCACAGGCCAATCTGGCGCTTGATGACAAGGGTGAATTTGAAAATAATGTCGTGCAAGCGAGGCGGCGAGGCGATTTTCCCGTGGTCGATCCCGATGCGATTGACTATATGGATGTTTCGCCCTTCCAGCTTGTAAGTGCCGCTGCCGGACTCATTCCTTTTCTCGAGCACGATGAGGCCAACCGCGCGTTAATGGGTTCCAATATGCAGCGGCAAGGTGTGCCTCTTTTAATCACGGATGCCCCGCGCGTTGGAACGGGTCTCGAGCGCAAAGTTGCCGTTGATTCAAAAGCTGTGATCATTGCGAAAAACGCCGGTGTTGTGACGTATGTCAGTGCCGACAAAATTGTCGTTAAGCGCAGAAAGGGACGCAGCATTGAAACCATTTCGCTGTCTGATGAAGATATTTACGATCTGACCAAATTCAAGCGATCCAATCAAGATTTTTGTATCAACCAGCGTCCAGCCGTACAGGTTGGTGATAAAGTTGAAAAAGGTCAGTTATTGGCTGATGGTTGTGCCACAGATAGAGGGGACCTCGCGCTGGGTGCCAATGTGCTTGTGGCGTTTATGTCGTGGCATGGGTATAACTTCGAAGATGCCATTATTGTTTCTGAGCGGCTCATTAAAAAGGATATTTTTACTTCGATTAGCATTGAAGAATTTGAGCTTCAGGTGCGCGATACCAAACGCGGTACAGAAGAAATCACGCGTGAAATTCCCAACGTGAGTGAGCAGGCTGTTCGCAATCTGGATGAGCACGGCATCATTCGCGTGGGGGCAGAGGTCAATCAGGGGGATATTCTCGTTGGGAAGGTGACCCCGAAGGGTGAAACTGAATTATCGCCCGAAGAGCGTTTGTTGCGCGCGATTTTTGGCGAAAAGGCCGGCGATGTGCGCGATGCATCGCTCAAAGCTCCTCCGGGAATGGATGGCGTGGTCATGGATCGCAAAGTTTTTTCTCGCAAAGAGCGCGATGAAAAGACGCGAAATGAAGATAAAGAAAAGACCAGGATTGCCCAAAAACGCATTGCCGACAAGGTTGAGTCATTAAAACGAAGCCGCGATCAGCAGGTTTTAGCTCTTCTCAAAAACCGCAGAGTCAATACCCTGCGCGATGAAGAGGGTACGGTCGTTGTAAAGGCTGGCACGGCGTTGAATGAAAGATCGCTGGAAAAATTTGACCTGGACACAGTGATACCCGATGGAGATTGGTGTGATAGCCCAGCGACAAGTCAAAAGGTGGATCGATTAGTTGAACTGGCCGACCACTTGATGCAGCAGGCGGAAGAAGAGCTCGAGCGGGAGCTTGAAAAAATCGCGCGCGGAGATGAACTTCCGCCGGGCATCGTGCAACTGGTGAAGGTGTATGTCGCTCGCAAAAGAAAGTTGATGGTAGGGGATAAAATGGCCGGTAGGCACGGCAATAAGGGTGTAATTTCGATTATTGTGCCCGAAGAAGATATGCCCTATTTGCCCGATGGTACGCCCATTGATCTGGTTTTGAATCCGCTCGGTGTACCATCTCGCATGAATCTCGGCCAAATCCTCGAAACCCATTTGGGTTGGGCAGCCCACAAACTGGATCTTCATTTTGCAACCCCTGTGTTTGATGGCGCGAGTATGGACGATGTCCAGGATATGTTGCAAAAAGCTGGTTTGCCCGAAAATGGAAAAACGCTCCTTTACGATGGACAGACAGGGGAACCGTTTGATAAAGAAGTGATGGTCGGCATCATTTATATGTTGAAACTGTCGCATCTGGTCAGCGATAAGATTCACGCGCGTTCAATTGGTCCCTATTCACTGGTCACGCAGCAGCCTTTGGGAGGCAAAGCCCAGTTTGGAGGACAGCGCTTTGGAGAAATGGAAGTTTGGGCGCTCGAAGCTTATGGTGCTGCACACATGTTACAGGAAATGCTCACTGTCAAATCCGACGATGTGGCAGGCAGATCCAAAATTTACGAGACCATTGTAAAGGGAGAAAATCCACCCGAACCCGGCGTGCCGGAATCATTTAATGTTCTGGTCAAAGAATTGCAAAGCCTGTGTTTGGATGTGGTACTTGAAAACGCGCAGATTGACTGACGACATAAGATTTGAAAAGGGGGTTCTCTCGTGGCCGATACCAATTTTGCCAATCAACCCTTAGATTTTAATTCTATTCGCATTCAACTGGCTTCGCCGGATACCATCCGAGGATGGTCGCGCGGCGAGGTTACCAAACCCGAAACGATCAATTACCGGTCTTTTAAGCCCGAGCGCGACGGATTATTTTGCGAATGCATTTTTGGGCCTGTCAAAGACTGGGAGTGCCATTGCGGTAAATACAAGCGCATCCGATATCGGGGTGTGGTGTGTGATCGGTGTGGGGTAGAAGTGACCCAATCAAAGGTCAGACGGGAGCGGCTGGGACACATCGAATTGGCGGTTCCGGTGACTCATATCTGGTTTTTTAAGTCTCTCCCATCCCGCATGGGATATTTGCTCAATCTTTCCGTTCGCAATCTCGAGCGGATCATTTACTACGAATCGTATGTGGTGCTCGATCCCGGCGATGCGCCCGATCTCAAATCCAAGGATTTGCTCACTGAAGATGAGGTGATTGATCTCGAAGATGAAGGGTATTCATTTGAGGTCGATATGGGGGCTGGCGCGATCAAAAAACTGCTGTCTGCGATCGATATTGAGGATTTGTCTGCTGAACTGCGAACGCAAGCTCGTTTCGAAACTTCGGTGCAACGCAAACAGGAGGCACTCAAACGCCTCAAGGTCGTCGAGGCGTTCCGTCAATCGGATAATCAGCCCGATTGGATGATTCTCGATGTGATTCCCGTCATTCCGCCCGACTTGCGTCCTCTTGTTCCCTTAGAGGGGGGACGGTTTGCAACTTCGGATCTCAATGATTTGTATCGCCGCGTGATCAATAGAAATAATCGGCTAAAAAAACTGATTGAGATCAAAGCACCCGAAGTCATTTTACGCAATGAAAAACGCATGCTTCAAGAGGCTGTAGATGCTCTGTTTGACAATGGCCGTCGATCTCGCGCTGTTCGCGGTGATGGCAATCGATCCCTCAAGTCGCTTTCCGATCTACTCAAGGGTAAACAGGGCCGATTCCGCCAGAATCTTTTGGGTAAACGCGTCGATTACTCGGGTCGTTCTGTGATTGTGGTCGATCCTCATTTGAGGCTTTATCAGTGCGGGCTACCCAAACATATGGCTCTGGAATTATTCAAGCCATTTATCATTCGACGGCTTGAAGAAAAGGGCCTCGTTCAAACCGTTAAAAGTGCGAAGAAATTAGTTGAACGCGAGCGCGTTGAAGTATGGGATATCCTCGAAGAAATTATCCAGGATCACTGCGTTTTGCTCAATCGCGCCCCAACATTGCACCGCCTGGGTATTCAGGCGTTTTTACCCGTGCTCGTAGAAGGCAAAGCCATTCGCATTCATCCGCTGGTCTGTGCGGCATTTAATGCCGATTTCGACGGCGACCAGATGGCCGTGCACCTGCCGCTTTCTTTCGAGGCCCAGATTGAAGCGCGGGTATTGATGCTGTCGTCAAACAATTTGCTCAAGCCAGCCGATGGATCGCCTGTTGTGGTCGATAAACCTCAGGAAATAGCTTTGGGCCTTTATTATCTGACAAAAATTGTTCACGGCAAGGAAGAGAATCTCAAAACCTTTAGCAGTACCAATGAAGCTCGTATGGCGTATGATTTTGAACGCATTGACCTGCATGAAGCCGTGCGCGTTCGCATAGATGGTGAGCTTTTGACAACCACGGTTGGGCGCGTCATTTTTAATGAAATTATGCCCGAAACCATGCCCTTTATCAATGAATTGATCGATGACAAAGGCATCCGCAAAGTTTCTTCTGAAGTCCACAGTCGGTATGGCAATCGCATTACGACGGATTTTCTCGACGGATTGAAGCAGTTGGGATACGATTATGCGACGCAGTCGGGTATTTCGATTGCGGTGAGCGATGTGGTCGTGCCTCCCGAAAAGGAAGAGTTGATTACCGATGCTATGGACGAAGTCGAAAAAATTATCGAACAACACGCGATCGGAGCTATTACTGAGGGCGAACGCTACAACAAAGTGATTGATGTGTGGCAGCATACGACCAATCACATTGCTCAGGCCATGATCGGTGCATTTGAAAAAGCTGAAGATGGCTTCAATTCGATCTGGATTATGAAGGATTCGGGCGCGCGAGGCAACGACGACCAGATCAAGCAACTCGGTGGTATGCGAGGGCTGATGAATAAACCGCAAAAGAAATTGACGGGAGCGATTGGCGAAATTATTGAAACACCTATTATTTCGTCACTCAAAGAAGGTCTGACCGTACTCGAGTATTTTATTTCGACGCATGGCAGTCGCAAAGGGCTGGCCGATACAGCCTTGAAGACCGCTGAAGCGGGCTACTTGACGCGTCGCATGGTGGATGTATCGCAAGATGTGGTTATTTCTGAATCTGATTGCGGAACGATATTGGGCATTGAAATGGAAGCCCTGAAGGAAGGCGAAGAAGTTGTTGAATCGCTGTCTGACCGCATTGTAGGACGCACGGTGCTGGAAGATGTCGAAGACCCCATTACGGGTGACCGCATTGTTGACGCAGGCGTTTTGTTAAATGAAGAATTGGCCGACAAAATTGCCGATGCAGGTATTGAGCGCGTCTTTGTGCGGTCCGTATTGACGTGTGAAACTCGACGCGGGGTCTGTATGGCCTGTTATGGTCGCAACCCCGCCACCGGGCTACCCGTTGATATTGGAGAGGCCGTGGGTGTTATCGCTGCGCAGAGCGTGGGCGAACCCGGGACACAATTGACATTGCGCACCTTTCATATTGGGGGTACTTCCAGTCGCATTGCCGAGCAGGCCGAAATTGGTGCAAAGCGTGCGGGAAAAGTCATCTTCAAGCATCTCGAATTTGTGCAGCGCGATGCAGATTCGTGGGTTGTGGTTGGTCGGAATGGAGAGATCGAAGTGCAAGATGATCAGGGCCGTGTAAGGGGCGGGCACTACCATGTGCCGCATGGAGCTGTGTTGCGAGTGGCGGAAGGACAAGATGTGGCAGAGGATCAGGCACTCTACGAATGGGATCCTTATAACAATGTGATCGTATCGCCCAAAGCCGGTAGGGTTCAGTTTGGGGACCTCGTAGAAGGGGTGACATATCGCGAAGAGATCGATGAAACCACCAGCATTGCCGGACTGGTCGTGATTGAGCACCGAGACCGCACCTTATCTCCGCACATTAAGGTTGTTGGCGAAGATGGCGAAGAGTTGGGTCATTATATCATTCCCCTGGGAGCGCGACTGGTGGTGCACGATGGCGACCAGGTAGCAGATGGCGATACGCTGGCTAAAATTTCGCGTGAACGCAGCAAAACACGAGATATTACAGGTGGTTTGCCGCGTGTAGCTGAGCTTTTTGAGGCGCGTCGCCCCAAAGAGGCTTCAGTGGTTACCGAAATCAACGGCTCGGTGCGCTTTGGTCGCATGGTGAGAGGCTCTCGAGTTGTCCTGGTTACGGCTGATGAGGGCGAAGAAAAAAAATACACCATTCCCTACGGACGACATCTGCGCGTACAAGAAGGTGATCGCGTAACTGCGGGTGATCGCCTGTCAGAAGGTTCGGTAAATCCACACGATATTCTGGCTATTTTGGGAGATCGAAAAGTTCAGGAGTATCTCGTCGATGAAATTCAGCAGGTTTATCGGCTCCAGGGTGTGAAAATCAATGATAAGCATATTGAAACCATCGTCCGACAGATGTTGCAGAAAGTGCAGGTAACAGATCCTGGAGATACCAATTTTCTCGAAGATGAACTCGTTGACCGATTCCGCTTCCTCGATGAAAATGAGAAGGTTATTGCCGAAGGGGGCGATCCCGCAACATTTAATCCCGTCTTGTTGGGGATTACCCGGGCCTCTCTTTTGACCGAGAGTTTCATTTCTGCAGCTTCTTTCCAGGAAACTACCCGGGTACTTACCGAAGCAGCAGTACAGGGCAAGGTTGACACGCTGTTGGGATTAAAGGAAAATGTGATTATCGGACACCTCATTCCCGCCGGTACAGGTGCTTTGAAATACCGCGATTTGGATACAGATGTGGTGGAAGAATCGCAGGTTTTTGAAGCCCTCGCAGAAGAGAACACGGAAAGCATTGGGTTACCTCCAATTAATGCTTGACAGCTATTAATACACCTGGTATATTACAAGTCTCCCATAATTAAGGAGGTTGAGTTTGCCCACAATTAATCAACTGGTTCGGAAGGGGCGAAAAGCCAAGCGCAAGCGTTCTTCTGCACCTGCTCTGAGAGCCTGTCCTCAAAAACGCGGTGTTTGTACACGTGTTTATACTACAACACCCAAAAAGCCCAATTCAGCTCTGCGCAAAGTCGCGCGTGTCAGGTTGACCAACGGCCTTGAAGTAACAGCTTATATTCCGGGTGAAGGGCACAATCTCATGGAGCACTCTGTGGTACTCATCCGGGGCGGTCGCGTCAAGGATCTGCCTTCGGTTCGGTATCACATTCTTCGGGGCGTACTCGACACGACTGGCGTGGAAGACCGCAAGCAGGGTCGTTCCAAATACGGCACTAAGAAAGCGGGTTAATCTCAAGCGCTTATTATTCGATAAAACATGGGGGATACCACCTTGGTGGCGTATCCCCTTTATTTTAAAAAGAAGGTAGATTACCAATATGCGAAAGCGGCGAGCGGAAAAACGACACTTGGCCCCAGATCCCAAATACAGCAGCCTGTTGGTGACGCGTTTTGTCAACTGCTTGTTTCGCAAAGGCAAGAAGAGTGTGGGGGAACGAATTTTTTACGAGGCACTTGATCTGGTTGAAGAGCGCAGTGGGAATTCCGGCTTAGAAATTTTTGAAAAAGCACTTGACAATGTCAAACCGGTTGTCAAGGTGAGATCGCGCCGCGTCGGTGGTGCGACTTACCAGGTGCCCGAAGAAGTCCGTCCCGATGAACGTCTTGCGCTGTCTATTCGCTGGTTGATTTTATTTGCCAGAGAACGAGGCGAAAAGACGATGGCTCAGCGTTTGGCCGGTGAATTTATGGATGCATCAAATGGGCAAGGGCGTGCAATGCAGCGACGAGAAGAAACGCATCGCATGGCAGAAGCTAACCGCGCATTTGCGCATTATCGCTGGTAAGTGACTAAGATGGCGAGAAAATACGACTTAGAGCGCACCCGAAATATCGGGATTATGGCGCATATCGACGCAGGTAAAACCACGACAACCGAGCGCATTCTCTATTATACGGGTATTTTGCGCAGGATGGGTGAGGTGCACGATGGTGCAGCCACGATGGACTGGATGGCGCAAGAGCGCGAGCGTGGCATTACCATTACGTCGGCAGCTACAACGTGTTTTTGGGATGACTATCGCATCAATATTATCGATACGCCAGGACACGTGGATTTTACCGCTGAAGTCGAGCGGTCGTTGCGCGTTTTAGATGGTGCTGTAGGGCTATTTTGTGCAGTTGGTGGTGTTGAACCCCAAACTGAAACTGTCTGGCGTCAGGCGGACAAATATTCAGTGCCCCGGATTGCATTTGTCAACAAAATGGATCGCACGGGTGCCGATTTCGACCGCGTAGTAGAGATGATGCGTGAAAGGTTGGCGTCCAATTTTGTTCCCGTTCAGTTGCCTGTTGGGTCCGGTGAGATGTTTACGGGGTTGATTGACTTGATCAAGATGAAACTCGTAACCTACGAAGACGATTCTTTAGGCACCATGTTTACGGAAGATAGTATTCCAAAGGATCTGGAAGAACGCGCCTATGAAGGCCGTGAGCAATTGTTGGAAGCTGTCTCCGATTTTGATGACACCTTGATGGAAAAATTTCTCGAAGGCGAAGATATCAGCGAAGATGAGATTAGATCTGCTTTGCGCCAGGCTGTAATCAACAGCGCTGCTGTGCCAGTACTTTGTGGGTCGGCATTTAAGAACAAAGGCGTGCAGCGGTTGTTAGACGCCATTGTCGCATATTTGCCTTCGCCCCGCGATGTGCCTGAAATTGTGGGACACGATCTCAAAAATTTCGACATTGGCGTTTCTCGTCCAGTTTCCGACGAAGTGCCTTT harbors:
- the rplJ gene encoding 50S ribosomal protein L10, producing the protein MPTAEKEATVAELTDILKRAKGLYLTDFTGLDVPSFTLLRKQLREESVSYLVIKNRLAKLAVKQAGVEGLDDVFRGPTGLVCADEDPVAPARVLTKFAEETDGKPAIKAGYIDGEVFVADQIERLAEIPSRDVLLGQMVSAVQSPISGLALTLNGILQKLVGTLQAVAEKRQEEGGE
- the rplA gene encoding 50S ribosomal protein L1, which gives rise to MARGQSKRYKQAAALFDRQTHYNLAEAVDILKKMPTRKFDETVELTFRLGVDPRQSDQLVRGTVALPHGLGKSVRVAVFARGEPAAAAEAAGADFVGAEDLVEKINGGWTDFDVAIATPDMMGQVGRLGRILGPRGLMPNPKSGTVTPDAARAVQEAKAGRVEYRVDRTANVHTPVGKASFDAQRLRENAQALIDAIVRARPSATKGQYMRSVTLSTTMGPGIRLDRTALAAN
- the rpoB gene encoding DNA-directed RNA polymerase subunit beta, which gives rise to MADRGFIDRKSYGTLTSAIEMPNLLDIQLDSYDWFLQKDMPPGAREKQGLQAVFHGIFPITDAHNLYSLEFVDYSVGTPKYDVQECLERGTTYAVPLRSTLRLISREKQGNGEFRVKDIVEQTVFLGELPLMTDEGTFVINGSERVIVSQLHRSPGVFFDDAIHPNGKRLFSARIIPDNGAWLEFSLDINDIMYVHIDRKRKLPVTTLLRALGFDKSEEILGIFHGDTTVKVSEELVDHIVTEDVVNKKTGEVIVEAYTTLTEEHIAALRENQIGKITAMDIDPENDGGIITNTLDKDPCDNEEEALSRIYSLLRPGDPPNIETARGLLERNFFSPRRYNLGTVGRYRINQRLDMVDNIPLDFTMLCIDDFIKVIGYLLILAMGEGFTDDIDHLGNRRVRSVGELLSKQFSIGLARMARTIRERMSLRDSEQLTPHDLVNARTVSTVVQAFFGSSQLSQFLQQINPLDELTHKRRLSALGPGGLTRDRAGFEVRDVHHTHYGRICPIETPEGPNIGLIVSVATYAKVNPFGFLETPYRKVKSGKVSQDIAYLPADEEDRHTIAQANLALDDKGEFENNVVQARRRGDFPVVDPDAIDYMDVSPFQLVSAAAGLIPFLEHDEANRALMGSNMQRQGVPLLITDAPRVGTGLERKVAVDSKAVIIAKNAGVVTYVSADKIVVKRRKGRSIETISLSDEDIYDLTKFKRSNQDFCINQRPAVQVGDKVEKGQLLADGCATDRGDLALGANVLVAFMSWHGYNFEDAIIVSERLIKKDIFTSISIEEFELQVRDTKRGTEEITREIPNVSEQAVRNLDEHGIIRVGAEVNQGDILVGKVTPKGETELSPEERLLRAIFGEKAGDVRDASLKAPPGMDGVVMDRKVFSRKERDEKTRNEDKEKTRIAQKRIADKVESLKRSRDQQVLALLKNRRVNTLRDEEGTVVVKAGTALNERSLEKFDLDTVIPDGDWCDSPATSQKVDRLVELADHLMQQAEEELERELEKIARGDELPPGIVQLVKVYVARKRKLMVGDKMAGRHGNKGVISIIVPEEDMPYLPDGTPIDLVLNPLGVPSRMNLGQILETHLGWAAHKLDLHFATPVFDGASMDDVQDMLQKAGLPENGKTLLYDGQTGEPFDKEVMVGIIYMLKLSHLVSDKIHARSIGPYSLVTQQPLGGKAQFGGQRFGEMEVWALEAYGAAHMLQEMLTVKSDDVAGRSKIYETIVKGENPPEPGVPESFNVLVKELQSLCLDVVLENAQID
- the rplL gene encoding 50S ribosomal protein L7/L12, coding for MAVESIISEIEKLSVLELAELVKALEEKFGVTAQAAVVAAPGGGGGDDAPAVEEQTEFDVILSSSGDKKIQVIKVVRGITSLGLREAKALVDGAPNTVKEGIEKEEAEQIKAELEEAGAVVELK
- the rplK gene encoding 50S ribosomal protein L11 is translated as MARKILTTIKLQIPAGQATPTPPVGPALGQHGVNIMEFCKAFNAQTQDKQGLIIPAIITVYADRSFSFELKSPPAAVLLKRAAGIAKGSPESNRDKVGSVTDAQLQEIAEMKVQDLNAGSIEAAKRMIAGTARSMGLTVNN
- the nusG gene encoding transcription termination/antitermination protein NusG; this translates as MKWYVVHTYSGHENKVKNYIEAAKENIDVGDKIGRVIVPTEEVVEMKDGRKTTSLKKFLPSYLLVELDMDKESLYFVTSVPGVTSFVGPGRRPQPLREEEVNRILGQIERRPVEETSDVPYQVGDRVKVIDGPFSDFIGLVDDINPEKSKIKVMVSIFGRNTPVELDVLQVEEAVESR
- the secE gene encoding preprotein translocase subunit SecE, whose translation is MFGKISQFLGEVRVEMGKVTWPTRDELKSSTTIVLILSLALAGFIYIVDTFLASIMEFILI